Genomic window (Rutidosis leptorrhynchoides isolate AG116_Rl617_1_P2 unplaced genomic scaffold, CSIRO_AGI_Rlap_v1 contig38, whole genome shotgun sequence):
TATGTGGAATGGGGTTTTTTGTTTTCTTCTGCGTTGTTATCCCATTGAAATTGACTACATAGATACATGTTCTTGAGAATTTGGTTTATATATGTAACCTTAATATTGGAAATGTTTTAATGATTGAAGATAAGTTCACAGATGATATAGAGTCAATCCTCTCTAACTTCAGATATTCAGAGCCATCTAAAGAAGGGTTTCTATACAAAAACTCAGAAAGCAGCTCCGAAACGACGATCCGGGAAGTTGAGCACAGAGACATTGGGACAGAAATGACTCCTCTTGGAAGCTCAACCACTTCCAGGTGTCACACACCCTTCAAGAGTTCATCTCCAGCAAGGCACAACACCCTGCTAGTAGGTCTGGTCCATCGGCATTAGACACCACCATCGACATTACCCAATTGCAACAATGCCATCTTGCCAAATTATGTCTAGGTTCACAATACGACTCGGTAACGTCTAACTGGAGCTCGAGAGAAGAGGAAGAAAAGGAAGTATCAAAGAGCCTCAGACATTACGAAACAGGCAGGAAAAGTGTGACAGATTCACGAGCAGCTGCATGGGAAGAAGAGGAAAAAACCAAATGCTGCCTAAGGTACATATTATTTATCAGTCCTAATTAATTAATTACAGTAGaagctttatttttattttttcattttcattttctattGAATATTTGCTAATTGCAATGTGCACAGGTACCAGATAGAAGAAGGAAGAATACAAGCTTGGGTTAATCTCCAAAATGCAAAGGCAGAAGCACAATCAAAAAAGCTAGAGGTACCTACTTATTTCTCTGTATCATTTTTACAACAATATATCTATCTATCTGCCTTCACAAAGCTGCCTTAAAGTAGTTAATTTGAAGCGTCCCTACAAATGTGGGGGAGATATGTTGGGTATAATGTTGACTTGGTTGTCCTCCTCGAGCCACTCCCTTCCTGCACTTGTTTTGGATACTTGTTAAGTATAATAATCTCTTGACTGGTCCACTCTCCATGCTTTTTGAAAATTTGAAtccttaaaattaaaataaatccagTAATGATCAGTAGAAAGAAAGTCATCACGTCCAtctttaattaatggcatatatagTAGTCTTTCTTGTAAATATTAAAAACCCATGTGAACATCTAGTATTGTGAGTCTGAGATATCTATGCTATGGGAATTGGAATATTTACTTTGAAATGTGAGGGCATCTCATGCTCATGCTTGGAGGGAAGATTGGCTTTTCGCCGTTTTGTAATGTAGTATTGCTAACAGATAAGCTATGGAAAATGCACAATGATTTAAAAACTATCAGCTTTGAAGTGAATAAAGTAATATTTTTGCTGAGGTTATGTCATTTGGATGGAGGGTATTTATTGGACATGGAAATGCTGAATGTGAATTGATGTTTGTTTACTACTTTACAGGTGAAAATAGAGAAGATGAGATCAAATCTTGAAGAGAAGTTGATGAGGAGGATGTCTGTTGTTCACCGGGAAGCCGACGAATGGAGAGTGGCTGCCAGGAAACAACACAGTGAGCAACTTGAGAGGGCTAATGAACAATCACGAAAGATTCTAAGTAGACATTTGTCTGGTCACACCACTTGTGGTTGCTTCCCTTTGTACTAATAACTTTTGACTTATGTTTAGTGGCTAATTTTTTAGTCAATACTTCtataacttttcagttaatttagTGGAAATTAAATTCAGTTTTGAAGAAGATCAAAGCATTTATTGAAAGAGCTAGTTAATGAGGATTATAAAGTTTATGATGACTCGACAATCGTTATCATTTGGATTTAAGAAAGATTTTTTTATAGACAATAAAAAGACTTTTTTAATTTGTCCCAATTGTAATTCAATtgtaaattttattgtcaaattaATATCCGATACATGTCATTTTATTAACGAATAGTAATTTGACACATGTATAAAAAAatttgagtttaattaggtttcaagttacaacgatattatttttcttttttctttttctaattaaaaaatcaaaatacaataaaaacataatgattcctaataaacttttatcaattttttttaatataatagtttattcctaatcaattttctatccattatttaaaaaaaaattctaatAAAACTATAATACACTATATTTTTCTATTTGTTTATTAAACAATTTTTTTGATAAAAATTCATTATATTCTTTTTTCCTATTCCTAATTAAAATAGGCACATCTTTTTTTCCTATTCAAACGGACATATTGTTAAAAAAGTTATTCCtaatcaaataataatatatattatttttttctaatttttttattaaactatatTCCTTATTTAGAattttgagtttaattaggtttcaaATTACACTTTTAAGTCTATGATTTTTCCTATTCTAATTAggaaatcaaaacacaataaaaacATATTTCTAATGAATTATAATGCACTatatttttttctaattttcttATATAACAATTTTtcctaattaaaattcattattatttttttctattcCTAATTAAAACGGACACATCTTTTTTTTCCTATTCAAACGGGCATATTGCTGaaaaaaattattcctaatcaaattaaaatatttatttttttaaatttttttttattaaactattattcctaataaaaatccgttatattttttttattattaattaaaacggacatatcttatttttcaaacaaaataattttttaattctaataggattgtagattttgaaatgaaatcaaaataattttaattgatttaaaattaaaataattttcttttgatataatatttaaaataaatttaataatatttaatgcaaataattactatataattttttataatatataattaaactatttattttTAAAAGGTACGAATTTTTCGTCCTATGTACGACCTACCGACTAGTGATAACGAAAGAAAACAAAAGAAATTAGAAGCATTCATCATTGAAGTAAGGGACAAAAGATTTCATTTCAGGCTGATGCATGTTGTACAAAACAGCTTTTCTTTGTTATAGCCACTCAATCAATCCTAAGCCTTACCCTTTTTCAGTAGGGACAAATTTTTGCGTCCTCATTCCAACATTGCAGACACAAGACTGTATTCAATCTTAATGGGCCTTATTGCTGGCCCATTGAAGGTGGCGGGCCTTATTCATGCGCTATTGAAATGGGCACCTGGGAGGATCTCTTAACATCAAAACGTGTCGTTTCATCTTCTGTCTTGCCCGACAAGAAGCTCAGTCTGTGCTTCTTCTAGAAAATAAGAAGAAAAAGGACGACCGGTCTTTAACGTTTACATGTACAGCCTACATCATTTTATCAATTTTATTGTTTAAATTCGAATATATGATCCTAACGTTTAGAGAAAAATCAGATATTTGGTCCGGGCTCGATAACGTTTTGATGTCTCTTAAATATCGATGAGATGGCAAATTCTATCAATAATTTAACGATAAGTGTCAAACTTATGTGTTAATACAGTCCACCTCATTTAAGTCGGATTAAGTTTGAGATTCTTGTCAAAACCAATTACCAAATATACCCAAAATCTACTACACCCACACCGATCTGAGATGCGTACTCATCGACTCGCTAGCATTGTCCGAGTCAACTCAGTCACATCATGTTTGGTTTGGTGTTGCAACCGGTGGAAGCACAGAGCCCAGAACCACCGCTACCTTCCACGATCATCGGCAGATTGTATCCGTCGACAGGGCTAACGTTATAAAAGTCTGACCGACGGTGGTGCCGAGTGTGAACTCTCTCAGCCAAGCAGGTAGAGAGGCACCCAATCTGTTGCATCCCATCTCGCCTGAGCCACAGTCAGCGGTGAGGCACGAACTGGAGGACGATGAACCGAAGTCGCAAAGATTAAAGGTTAATTAATCtcaaaattaattaacctaatcgAACCCCTAGCCTTTAAATTTGCACGCCGCTCCCATCTCTTTGACAAACACCCACACATCGCCACTCCTCTTCCATCGTCCAACTTCGCCGCCGTTCATTCTGAagcctccatctcctccctgctatGTCCCTATCCAATTGGAACCCCAACCCCTTCAAACCCTAACCCTTCGttgatttgtttttcatttttctaTAATTTATCACCCACTCAgagctattaaaattattattcatATCTAAATTACTTGATTTGAAGTTGCAACAGTTCTTAAATTTGGACTTTGTCCGGTTGTGGCGGAGGAGAAAGACGAATTGAAGCAAATCAATCCGACCGGTTGGATTGGAGTAATAAATTGCGGGTGTGTTTGGTAACGGGTCTTCGGAAATACTGTTTTTAATCCGATTAAGTGACATGGATTTAATTTACACTAAGTTAACCAGTGTTGTTGAATCATTGGTTGATTTGCCACGTCGTCAATATTTAACAGACCTTATAGAGCAAGGACCAAATATTCGAGTTTTTTGCAAACGTTAGGACCATATATTCAGATTTAGACGATATGGTAGACTGTACATGTAAATGTTAGGGACTTGCCGAAGGAAAACAGCTCTCTTCCTCTCTACACACTTCAGAACACGACGCTGGTAAACAACAATCTCTCCCTCTTTCTCTGTCTAAATTGGTTTTTGATTTCTTCTTACTAATTTTGTTTACTGGTTTTGTTATCGATAGCTACTTGCAACAAATTTATAGATATCAACGATGTTTCTGACGAGGTAGATTTTTGAAAACTAGATTTGTGTTCATTTGCATTTCTAAAGCCCTACGAATTGTTtgatattgatttttttttttttgaaggacCGAGTATGATCGAGGAGTTAACACCTTCTCTCCTGAAGGTAGATTGTTTCAGGTTGAATATGCTATTGAAGCCATCAAGGTATTACATCCCATTTGTTTAATTCTGCTTTGAATCGGCTCGGGTGGGAATTGTTTTAGGTCTGTTCTAGTCTAATCGAGGTTTATTGTTGATTCAATATGGCAAAACCCTCTAAAAACTTTAATAGTGTGTGAAGTTAATTTGGTGTTATAGCTGAGCATGAATGGTGGGCTTGTTTGAATTTCACAGCTTGGTTCCACTGCTATTGGGCTGAAGACGAAAGAAGGAGTAGTCCTTGCCGTTGAGAAGCGAATCACTTCTCCTTTACTGGTTTGTTTGTTTTTATTTCTCTCTTCTGTTTTTTTTCCTACTTTTAGTTAGCTCCCATTTGCGATTCATAACTCCCATTTGTAATTCTTATCTGGATACGGAAATTCTAATTACGCTTAAGCTTCACTTGGTCTCTATTTTTAAAAGCATTAAATAATTTCACTTGCCATCGTGTATGTGAAAGTTGATGTATTTTAGAAGTGAAACCATTTGTTTTCTAATCACCGTTCATCCTTTTCTACTGTGCAAATCTGAAAATTAATATTTCCTATTGGTTATGAAATCACGTTTGTAGTATCTGTAAAGAGTTGTTGGCTGCTTCTTTCAAGCATCATATCGTACCTTTTTGTTCTGATGTTTCAGGAGCCTACCAGTGTAGAAAAAATAATGGAAATTGATGAGCATATAGGATGTGCCATGAGTGGATTGATTGCGGATGCTCGTACTCTTGTCGAGCATGCTCGGGTGGAGACCCAGGTATCGTTAGCAACCCTTACATTTTCCTGTGAGCATTATTTATTATCGTTTCGTTGCTTTTCGGCATTAGGTTTTTATTGCCATCTGAATATGTGTTGTTCATTTCAATTTTCAATGACAGAACCACAGGTTCTCTTATGGTGAGCCAATGACTGTAGAATCCACAACTCAAGCACTTTGTGATTTGGCTCTACGATTTGGTGAAGGAGATGAAGAGTCTATGGTAATTATTTGTGTGGCTTGTTCTCTCCAGAT
Coding sequences:
- the LOC139883296 gene encoding proteasome subunit alpha type-5-like, which gives rise to MFLTRTEYDRGVNTFSPEGRLFQVEYAIEAIKLGSTAIGLKTKEGVVLAVEKRITSPLLEPTSVEKIMEIDEHIGCAMSGLIADARTLVEHARVETQNHRFSYGEPMTVESTTQALCDLALRFGEGDEESMSRPFGVSLLIAGHDENGPSLYYTDPSGTFWQCNAKAIGSGSEGADSSLQEQFNKDLTLQEAETIALSILKQVMEEKVTPNNVDIAKVSPTYHLYTPAEVEAVIRCL